In Lycium ferocissimum isolate CSIRO_LF1 chromosome 11, AGI_CSIRO_Lferr_CH_V1, whole genome shotgun sequence, a single genomic region encodes these proteins:
- the LOC132036334 gene encoding nuclear matrix constituent protein 1-like isoform X1 yields the protein MSTPPRKVFSGWTMTPRTDPANKTLSKGKDMALSVQDCDNMDKVVLRQKVSKLEDELVDYQYNMGLLLIEKKEWSAKLEEIKQALSEANEAYRREQTAHLIALSEVEKREENLRKALGVENQCVHELEKELREMRSQYATNKYVADSKLDEAKALATSVEENSLQVELKLRAADAKIAEVSRKSSDVERKLRDVEAQENALRRERSSFNTEREAHESALSKQREELREWERKLKEGEERLADARTLLNQREQRANENDSILRQKQSDLEDEQRKIDIANSVLRKKEVDMSSRLASLASNEKELEDVRKTLEIKEKELDELQEKLNAKEREEIQKLMDEHRAILQSKEEEFELEMKQRHSSLDEELKSKVIELEKKEAEVNHIDEKLKKREQALEKKNDKMKEKEKDIELKLKALKEREKSLKTDAKELETEKKQIFTEKDSLLALRVELENERAQLEKQQLKINEEIEQLKITEAEKMEHARLQSELKQERDKCRDLRDTLLKEAEDLKQEKERFEKEWEELDDKRSEIKKELQEFNELKKKFEKLRHTEEERLNKEKLETENYVQRELEALKVAQETFAATMDHERSVLAEKTQSEKIQMLHDFERKRRELESEIQRKREEMEFTLHEQQKLFEEERQRELGNANYLREVARKEMEEMKSERVKLEKDKQEISANKMHLAEQQLEMKKDIDVLDGLSKKLKDQREAFVKERERFIAFVKKQESCSSCGEGIRIFELSDLQALNDVEDFNAPPLRSEYFTDGLRDITPGRANNELSPAGTMSWLRKCTTKLLKFSPGKKNEDPASQNLIGGSSLEEKFVGESPDDMSNKDQLDLAVCISDTCNDQKLQTDNSVREVEASQDIPEDSQHSNMKSGQRRPVRKGRGKNSKTGPANSKAAGAKNLKESESAHINGGLETSMNVNEESQKEESSLLGGARSKTRKRTRMHASHATASEFDGSHSDGQSDSVTATSRRKRRQKAAPSLQTPGEKRYNLRRPRSAAVATANGSLPELVSKSQEENGDFKAMPATPAAVSGGELRHSDAALPTVANSPSKDAADNQGCSADIANELVDDTGLSEEVNGTPEGPSAYSVYDEDPTVREDGERDEDDEEDEGEEEEEVPHPGEVSIGKKIWNFIST from the exons ATGTCTACACCACCGAGAAAAGTGTTTTCCGGGTGGACGATGACACCAAGAACCGATCCGGCAAACAAGACACTTTCCAAGGGAAAAGATATGGCTTTGTCAGTCCAAGATTGTGATAATATGGATAAAGTAGTGCTACGTCAGAAAGTTTCAAAGCTTGAAGATGAG CTTGTTGACTATCAATACAATATGGGTCTTCTCTTGATTGAGAAAAAGGAGTGGTCTGCTaagcttgaagaaattaagCAAGCATTAAGTGAAGCAAATGAGGCCTATAGAAGAGAACAAACAGCTCACTTAATTGCTCTATCTGAAGTGGAGAAACGGGAGgagaatttgagaaaagcaTTGGGTGTTGAGAACCAATGTGTGCATGAG TTAGAGAAGGAACTGCGCGAGATGCGCTCTCAGTATGCTACTAATAAATATGTAGCTGATTCGAAATTAGACGAGGCAAAGGCATTGGCTACTAGTGTTGAAGAGAATTCACTACAAGTAGAATTGAAATTGCGTGCAGCTGATGCCAAGATTGCTGAGGTGAGTAGAAAAAGTTCAGATGTTGAGAGGAAACTACGTGATGTTGAGGCTCAAGAAAATGCACTTAGAAGAGAACGGTCCTCTTTCAATACCGA GCGCGAAGCTCATGAGAGTGCTCTATCTAAACAAAGGGAAGAGTTGCGAGAATGGGAAAGAAAACTGAAGGAAGGAGAGGAGAGGCTGGCTGATGCCCGAACACTGCTTAACCAACGAGAGCAGCGAGCAAATGAGAATGACAGCATTTTGAGGCAGAAGCAGAGTGACCTTGAAGACGAGCAGAGGAAAATTGACATAGCTAATTCAGTTTTGAGGAAGAAAGAAGTTGATATGAGCAGCCGACTAGCTAGCCTTGCTTCTAATGAGAAG GAACTTGAGGACGTGAGGAAGACCCTGGAGATAAAAGAGAAAGAACTAGATGAACTACAGGAAAAACTAAATGCAAAAGAAAGA GAGGAGATTCAAAAGCTAATGGATGAACACAGAGCTATCCTGCAATCTAAGGAAGAGGAGTTTGAATTGGAAATGAAGCAGAGGCATTCGTCACTAGATGAGGAACTGAAAAGCAAGGTGATTGAACTAGAGAAGAAGGAAGCTGAAGTTAATCACATTGATGAAAAGCTCAAAAAACGAGAACAGGcacttgaaaagaaaaatgacaaaatgaaagagaaggagaaggatATTGAATTGAAGCTGAAAGCATTGAAGGAAAGGGAGAAGTCTCTGAAAACTGATGCGAAAGAATTGGAAACTGAGAAGAAGCAGATATTTACTGAGAAGGATAGTTTACTGGCTTTAAGGGTTGAACTTGAAAATGAAAGAGCTCAACTTGAAAAACAACAGCTCAAGATTAATGAGGAAATTGAGCAGCTTAAAATAACCGAAGCTGAGAAAATGGAACATGCTCGCCTTCAATCAGAACTGAAGCAGGAGAGAGACAAGTGCAGAGATTTACGAGACACTCTTCTGAAGGAAGCTGAGGATTTAAAACAGGAAAAAGAGAGGTTCGAGAAAGAATGGGAAGAGCTGGATGACAAAAGATCTGAGATCAAGAAGGAGTTGCAGGAATTCaatgaattaaaaaagaaatttgaaaaactgcGGCACACTGAGGAGGAAAGGTTAAACAAGGAGAAGCTGGAAACCGAAAATTATGTTCAGAGAGAGTTGGAAGCCCTTAAAGTGGCACAAGAGACATTTGCAGCTACAATGGATCATGAGAGGTCAGTATTAGCTGAGAAAACTCAAAGTGAGAAAATCCAAATGCTtcatgattttgaaagaaaaagacgAGAACTTGAGAGTGAAATTCAGCGGAAGCGGGAGGAAATGGAGTTTACGCTGCATGAGCAGCAGAAACTCTTTGAGGAAGAGAGGCAGAGGGAACTCGGTAATGCTAACTACTTAAGGGAAGTTGCCCGTAAGGAAATGGAAGAGATGAAGTCAGAAAGAGTTAAGCTGGAGAAGGATAAACAGGAAATTTCTGCAAATAAGATGCATCTTGCAGAACAACAGCTAGAGATGAAAAAAGATATCGATGTGCTCGATGGTTTaagcaagaagttgaaggatCAAAGGGAAGCTTTTGTAAAGGAAAGGGAGAGGTTCATTGCTTTTGTCAAGAAGCAGGAGAGTTGCAGCTCATGTGGAGAGGGAATTCGTATATTTGAGCTTTCCGACCTTCAAGCTCTAAATGATGTGGAGGATTTCAATGCCCCTCCCCTGCGAAGTGAATATTTTACTGACGGTCTGCGGGACATTACACCTGGAAGAGCTAACAACGAGTTGTCTCCTGCCGGAACCATGTCTTGGCTTCGAAAATGTACAACAAAGCTTCTGAAATTCTCACCAGGTAAGAAAAATGAGGATCCTGCATCTCAAAATCTCATCGGTGGATCTTCTCTGGAAGAGAAATTTGTTGGCGAATCACCTGATGATATGTCGAACAAAGATCAACTAGATCTGGCTGTCTGTATCAGTGACACGTGTAATGACCAAAAACTTCAAACGGATAACAGCGTTAGAGAGGTGGAAGCTAGCCAAGATATTCCTGAAGACTCTCAGCATTCCAACATGAAATCTGGCCAGCGCAGACCCGTCAGGAAAGGGCGTGGTAAAAATAGCAAGACAGGTCCGGCTAATTCAAAAGCTGCAGGTGCAAAAAATCTTAAGGAGTCTGAGAGTGCGCACATCAATGGAGGTTTGGAGACCTCAATGAATGTGAATGAGGAGAGCCAGAAAGAAGAATCTAGTCTCTTGGGTGGAGCGCGAAGTAAGACCAGAAAGCGTACTCGCATGCATGCATCACATGCAACCGCAagtgaatttgatggaagtcaTAGTGATGGACAGTCGGATAGTGTGACAGCCACCAGTAGGAGGAAGAGGAGACAAAAGGCTGCCCCTTCTTTGCAGACTCCTGGTGAAAAAAGATACAATCTCCGCCGTCCCAGAAG TGCTGCTGTAGCAACCGCTAATGGATCCTTGCCAGAGCTGGTCTCAAAATCTCAGGAAGAAAATGGGGACTTCAAAGCCATGCCAGCAACTCCCGCAGCGGTCAGTGGTGGAGAACTCAGACATTCTGACGCTGCTCTTCCCACTGTAGCCAATAGCCCT
- the LOC132036334 gene encoding nuclear matrix constituent protein 1-like isoform X2: MVVLVFLGLDHVGRKDLAFMGFAQKGLSIQDCDTIDKVVLFEKVSKLEDELVDYQYNMGLLLIEKKEWSAKLEEIKQALSEANEAYRREQTAHLIALSEVEKREENLRKALGVENQCVHELEKELREMRSQYATNKYVADSKLDEAKALATSVEENSLQVELKLRAADAKIAEVSRKSSDVERKLRDVEAQENALRRERSSFNTEREAHESALSKQREELREWERKLKEGEERLADARTLLNQREQRANENDSILRQKQSDLEDEQRKIDIANSVLRKKEVDMSSRLASLASNEKELEDVRKTLEIKEKELDELQEKLNAKEREEIQKLMDEHRAILQSKEEEFELEMKQRHSSLDEELKSKVIELEKKEAEVNHIDEKLKKREQALEKKNDKMKEKEKDIELKLKALKEREKSLKTDAKELETEKKQIFTEKDSLLALRVELENERAQLEKQQLKINEEIEQLKITEAEKMEHARLQSELKQERDKCRDLRDTLLKEAEDLKQEKERFEKEWEELDDKRSEIKKELQEFNELKKKFEKLRHTEEERLNKEKLETENYVQRELEALKVAQETFAATMDHERSVLAEKTQSEKIQMLHDFERKRRELESEIQRKREEMEFTLHEQQKLFEEERQRELGNANYLREVARKEMEEMKSERVKLEKDKQEISANKMHLAEQQLEMKKDIDVLDGLSKKLKDQREAFVKERERFIAFVKKQESCSSCGEGIRIFELSDLQALNDVEDFNAPPLRSEYFTDGLRDITPGRANNELSPAGTMSWLRKCTTKLLKFSPGKKNEDPASQNLIGGSSLEEKFVGESPDDMSNKDQLDLAVCISDTCNDQKLQTDNSVREVEASQDIPEDSQHSNMKSGQRRPVRKGRGKNSKTGPANSKAAGAKNLKESESAHINGGLETSMNVNEESQKEESSLLGGARSKTRKRTRMHASHATASEFDGSHSDGQSDSVTATSRRKRRQKAAPSLQTPGEKRYNLRRPRSAAVATANGSLPELVSKSQEENGDFKAMPATPAAVSGGELRHSDAALPTVANSPSKDAADNQGCSADIANELVDDTGLSEEVNGTPEGPSAYSVYDEDPTVREDGERDEDDEEDEGEEEEEVPHPGEVSIGKKIWNFIST; encoded by the exons ATGGTGGTTTTAGTTTTCTTGGGTTTAGACCATGTAGGAAGAAAAGATTTGGCCTTCATGGGTTTTGCACAAAAGGGTCTTTCAATTCAAGATTGTGATACTATAGACAAAGTAGTGCTATTTGAGAAAGTTTCAAAGCTTGAAGATGAG CTTGTTGACTATCAATACAATATGGGTCTTCTCTTGATTGAGAAAAAGGAGTGGTCTGCTaagcttgaagaaattaagCAAGCATTAAGTGAAGCAAATGAGGCCTATAGAAGAGAACAAACAGCTCACTTAATTGCTCTATCTGAAGTGGAGAAACGGGAGgagaatttgagaaaagcaTTGGGTGTTGAGAACCAATGTGTGCATGAG TTAGAGAAGGAACTGCGCGAGATGCGCTCTCAGTATGCTACTAATAAATATGTAGCTGATTCGAAATTAGACGAGGCAAAGGCATTGGCTACTAGTGTTGAAGAGAATTCACTACAAGTAGAATTGAAATTGCGTGCAGCTGATGCCAAGATTGCTGAGGTGAGTAGAAAAAGTTCAGATGTTGAGAGGAAACTACGTGATGTTGAGGCTCAAGAAAATGCACTTAGAAGAGAACGGTCCTCTTTCAATACCGA GCGCGAAGCTCATGAGAGTGCTCTATCTAAACAAAGGGAAGAGTTGCGAGAATGGGAAAGAAAACTGAAGGAAGGAGAGGAGAGGCTGGCTGATGCCCGAACACTGCTTAACCAACGAGAGCAGCGAGCAAATGAGAATGACAGCATTTTGAGGCAGAAGCAGAGTGACCTTGAAGACGAGCAGAGGAAAATTGACATAGCTAATTCAGTTTTGAGGAAGAAAGAAGTTGATATGAGCAGCCGACTAGCTAGCCTTGCTTCTAATGAGAAG GAACTTGAGGACGTGAGGAAGACCCTGGAGATAAAAGAGAAAGAACTAGATGAACTACAGGAAAAACTAAATGCAAAAGAAAGA GAGGAGATTCAAAAGCTAATGGATGAACACAGAGCTATCCTGCAATCTAAGGAAGAGGAGTTTGAATTGGAAATGAAGCAGAGGCATTCGTCACTAGATGAGGAACTGAAAAGCAAGGTGATTGAACTAGAGAAGAAGGAAGCTGAAGTTAATCACATTGATGAAAAGCTCAAAAAACGAGAACAGGcacttgaaaagaaaaatgacaaaatgaaagagaaggagaaggatATTGAATTGAAGCTGAAAGCATTGAAGGAAAGGGAGAAGTCTCTGAAAACTGATGCGAAAGAATTGGAAACTGAGAAGAAGCAGATATTTACTGAGAAGGATAGTTTACTGGCTTTAAGGGTTGAACTTGAAAATGAAAGAGCTCAACTTGAAAAACAACAGCTCAAGATTAATGAGGAAATTGAGCAGCTTAAAATAACCGAAGCTGAGAAAATGGAACATGCTCGCCTTCAATCAGAACTGAAGCAGGAGAGAGACAAGTGCAGAGATTTACGAGACACTCTTCTGAAGGAAGCTGAGGATTTAAAACAGGAAAAAGAGAGGTTCGAGAAAGAATGGGAAGAGCTGGATGACAAAAGATCTGAGATCAAGAAGGAGTTGCAGGAATTCaatgaattaaaaaagaaatttgaaaaactgcGGCACACTGAGGAGGAAAGGTTAAACAAGGAGAAGCTGGAAACCGAAAATTATGTTCAGAGAGAGTTGGAAGCCCTTAAAGTGGCACAAGAGACATTTGCAGCTACAATGGATCATGAGAGGTCAGTATTAGCTGAGAAAACTCAAAGTGAGAAAATCCAAATGCTtcatgattttgaaagaaaaagacgAGAACTTGAGAGTGAAATTCAGCGGAAGCGGGAGGAAATGGAGTTTACGCTGCATGAGCAGCAGAAACTCTTTGAGGAAGAGAGGCAGAGGGAACTCGGTAATGCTAACTACTTAAGGGAAGTTGCCCGTAAGGAAATGGAAGAGATGAAGTCAGAAAGAGTTAAGCTGGAGAAGGATAAACAGGAAATTTCTGCAAATAAGATGCATCTTGCAGAACAACAGCTAGAGATGAAAAAAGATATCGATGTGCTCGATGGTTTaagcaagaagttgaaggatCAAAGGGAAGCTTTTGTAAAGGAAAGGGAGAGGTTCATTGCTTTTGTCAAGAAGCAGGAGAGTTGCAGCTCATGTGGAGAGGGAATTCGTATATTTGAGCTTTCCGACCTTCAAGCTCTAAATGATGTGGAGGATTTCAATGCCCCTCCCCTGCGAAGTGAATATTTTACTGACGGTCTGCGGGACATTACACCTGGAAGAGCTAACAACGAGTTGTCTCCTGCCGGAACCATGTCTTGGCTTCGAAAATGTACAACAAAGCTTCTGAAATTCTCACCAGGTAAGAAAAATGAGGATCCTGCATCTCAAAATCTCATCGGTGGATCTTCTCTGGAAGAGAAATTTGTTGGCGAATCACCTGATGATATGTCGAACAAAGATCAACTAGATCTGGCTGTCTGTATCAGTGACACGTGTAATGACCAAAAACTTCAAACGGATAACAGCGTTAGAGAGGTGGAAGCTAGCCAAGATATTCCTGAAGACTCTCAGCATTCCAACATGAAATCTGGCCAGCGCAGACCCGTCAGGAAAGGGCGTGGTAAAAATAGCAAGACAGGTCCGGCTAATTCAAAAGCTGCAGGTGCAAAAAATCTTAAGGAGTCTGAGAGTGCGCACATCAATGGAGGTTTGGAGACCTCAATGAATGTGAATGAGGAGAGCCAGAAAGAAGAATCTAGTCTCTTGGGTGGAGCGCGAAGTAAGACCAGAAAGCGTACTCGCATGCATGCATCACATGCAACCGCAagtgaatttgatggaagtcaTAGTGATGGACAGTCGGATAGTGTGACAGCCACCAGTAGGAGGAAGAGGAGACAAAAGGCTGCCCCTTCTTTGCAGACTCCTGGTGAAAAAAGATACAATCTCCGCCGTCCCAGAAG TGCTGCTGTAGCAACCGCTAATGGATCCTTGCCAGAGCTGGTCTCAAAATCTCAGGAAGAAAATGGGGACTTCAAAGCCATGCCAGCAACTCCCGCAGCGGTCAGTGGTGGAGAACTCAGACATTCTGACGCTGCTCTTCCCACTGTAGCCAATAGCCCT
- the LOC132036171 gene encoding cyclin-B1-2-like, giving the protein MEESKTIPHEIGGVRSDALRFGLHGVKSDIIGSHPLEQSYHSTKIKQEEMKRKILANTYGSALPMKLELDRQILSRFQRPPGAIPSSMVGLEAITGTLEGFGFEDYLNDPKDSESFRPVDMHHGMEVRLGLSRGPVCPSFI; this is encoded by the exons atGGAAGAGTCGAAGACAATACCACACGAAATAGGTGGAGTGAGAAGTGATGCACTTCGATTCGGTCTACATGGGGTTAAAAGTGACATAATTGGCTCTCATCCTCTCGAACAATCCTATCACTCT ACGAAGATTAAGCAAGAGGAAATGAAAAGGAAGATCCTGGCGAATACTTATGGCTCGGCTTTACCTATGAAGTTGGAGCTCGATCGTCAAATTCTGTCTAG ATTCCAGAGACCACCTGGAGCAATACCCTCTTCAATGGTCGGCTTAGAGGCCATTACAGGAACTTTGGAGGGCTTTGGTTTCGAGGATTATCTAAATG ATCCGAAGGATTCTGAAAGTTTCCGTCCAGTTGACATGCATCATGGCATGGAAGTGCGTCTTGGGCTTTCCAGAGGACCGGTGTGTCCCAGTTTTATCTGA
- the LOC132036172 gene encoding uncharacterized protein LOC132036172 — protein MTEKSSLPNIVVEQSDNQAPHAWFAHGRLGCGQCELLLDYQSESETGRDGETKRSFSNRVSQEIGELPKLMKKPLIDLRVSLHEPQSASQNATKENEGLEDMNRACPGCFLMYCKTLKAALK, from the exons ATGACAGAGAAATCAAGCCTGCCAAATATTGTTGTCGAACAAAGTGACAATCAAGCTCCACATGCTTGGTTCGCTCATGGAAGACTGGGTTGCGGGCAATGTGAATTGCTGCTTGACTATCAGAGTGAATCGGAAACAGGAAGGGATGGTGAAACTAAGAGATCTTTTAGCAATCGCGTGAGCCAA GAAATCGGGGAACTACCTAAACTTATGAAGAAACCACTGATTGATCTCCGAGTATCCTTGCATGAACCCCAATCAGCATCGCAAAATGCAACCAAAGAGAATGAGGGATTAGAGGACATGAACAGAGCTTGTCCAGGATGCTTTCTCATGTATTGTAAGACTCTTAAAGCTGCATTGAAATGA